The following coding sequences lie in one Arachis ipaensis cultivar K30076 chromosome B05, Araip1.1, whole genome shotgun sequence genomic window:
- the LOC107643281 gene encoding tyrosyl-DNA phosphodiesterase 1 isoform X1: MSLSHPKTEVGYLVPLNHNLEENPSAPKLPISHGTNLIGRANIPLPLPDKRLSRNHITLTASSDGSAHLLVEGTNPVVVNSRNKRRKLNSQENAAISDGDILELIPGHHLFKYEVSGATKTDNTPSAGTGTTNKEASHSLSQDGNGTCSQEQGRNAAARKPGHSQSGEHSNAEAIRNFHIPSEKIPSTFRLLRVQQLPPWANTSCVAIDDVIQGDILVAILSNYMVDLDWLVPACPALLKVPHVLVIHGESDGRVDYLKRSKPANWILHKPPLPISFGTHHSKAMFLVYPHGIRVIVHTANLIYVDWNNKTQGLWMQDFPWKDQNSLSKGSVFENDLVEYLSMLKWPEFSVKLPSLGNFSICPSFFKKFDYSDAMVRLIASVPGYHSGAGIKKWGHMKLRSLLQECTFDDDFKRSPLIYQFSSLGSLDEKWMAELTSSMSAGLSEDKTPLGLGEPQIIWPTVEDVRCSLEGYAAGNAIPSPFKNVEKTFLKKYWAKWKADHTGRSRAMPHIKTFTRYSGQNLAWFLLTSANLSKAAWGTLQKNNTQFMIRSYELGVLFLPTMLKRAGGGFSCTSNVTQTEDKYEVKKAKLVSLSGLRREQTHSTSQLTIPLPVPYELPPQPYSSQDVPWSWDRRYSKKDVYGQVWPRT, translated from the exons ATGTCTCTCTCTCACCCTAAGACTGAGGTTGGATACTTGGTTCCCCTGAATCATAATTTGGAGGAAAACCCTTCAGCTCCCAAGTTACCCATCTCCCATGGCACTAACCTCATTGGTCGCGCCAacattcctcttcctcttcccgACAAGAGGCTTAGCCGCAACCACATCACTTTAACTGCTTCTTCCGACGGATCTGCTCATCTGCTTGTG GAGGGCACGAATCCAGTCGTTGTTAACTCCAGGAACAAAAGAAGGAAGCTCAATTCTCAGgagaatgctgccatttctgaTGGTGATATACTTGAGCTTATTCCCGGACACCATCTTTTCAAATATGAAGTTTCGGGTGCCACCAAAACTGATAATACACCTTCAGCTGGCACTGGCACCACAAACAAGGAAGCTTCTCACAGCCTTTCGCAG GATGGGAACGGGACTTGCAGTCAGGAGCAAGGAAGAAATGCAGCGGCACGCAAGCCTGGTCATTCTCAATCCGGTGAACACAGTAATGCAGAGGCTATTCGCAATTTCCATATCCCTTCTGAAAAAATACCTTCCACTTTTCGACTTTTGCGTGTGCAGCAGCTACCACCTTGGGCAAATACTTCTTGTGTTGCAATAGATGATGTTATTCAG GGGGATATTCTAGTTGCCATCCTTTCCAACTACATGGTAGACCTTGACTGGTTGGTTCCGG CATGTCCTGCACTTTTGAAAGTCCCCCATGTGTTAGTTATTCATGGCGAGAGTGATGGGAGGGTTGATTATTTGAAG AGAAGTAAACCTGCCAACTGGATTCTGCACAAACCACCATTGCCAATTTCATTTGGGACACATCATTCAAAGGCCATGTTTCTTGTATATCCTCATGGGATAAGGGTGATTGTGCATACAGCGAACTTAATATATGTAGATTGGAATAATAAAACCCAAGGTTTGTGGATGCAAGATTTTCCATGGAAAGATCAAAACAGTCTAAGCAAGGGATCTGTATTTGAAAATGACCTGGTTGAATATCTCAGTATGCTGAAG TGGCCAGAATTCTCTGTTAAGCTTCCTTCCCTTGGAAACTTCAGTATATGTCCATCTTTCTTCAAGAAGTTTGATTATAGTGATGCAATG GTTAGGTTAATTGCATCTGTACCTGGATATCATTCTGGTGCTGGCATTAAAAAGTGGGGACATATGAAACTGCGTTCTTTGCTCCAAGAGTGTACTTTTGACGATGATTTTAAAAGATCTCCACTCATTTATCAG TTCTCCTCCCTTGGCTCTCTTGATGAGAAATGGATGGCTGAGTTGACATCATCAATGTCTGCTGGTTTATCAGAAGATAAAACACCTCTTGGTCTTGGGGAGCCTCAAATAATCTGGCCTACTGTAGAAGATGTCAGATGCTCTTTAGAG GGCTATGCTGCTGGAAATGCAATTCCAAGTCCTTTTAAAAATGTGGAGAAAACATTTCTCAAAAAGTATTGGGCCAAATGGAAAGCAGACCATACTGGTCGAAG CCGTGCTATGCCCCATATAAAGACTTTCACTCGTTATAGTGGTCAGAATCTAGC TTGGTTCTTGTTGACTTCAGCAAATCTTAGCAAAGCTGCCTGGGGAACTCTTCAGAAGAATAATACTCAGTTCATGATTCGCTCATACGAG TTGGGAGTGCTCTTTCTACCAACGATGCTTAAAAGGGCTGGTGGTGGATTTTCATGTACCAGTAATGTTACACAAACTGAG GATAAATATGAAGTGAAGAAAGCAAAACTAGTTAGCCTAAGTGGGCTGAGAAGGGAGCAAACACACTCAACATCTCAACTGACCATTCCGTTACCTGTTCCTTACGAGCTCCCTCCCCAACCTTATTCCTCACAAG ATGTTCCCTGGTCCTGGGATCGGCGATATAGTAAGAAAGATGTATATGGCCAAGTTTGGCCACGCACGTAA
- the LOC107643281 gene encoding tyrosyl-DNA phosphodiesterase 1 isoform X2, which produces MSLSHPKTEVGYLVPLNHNLEENPSAPKLPISHGTNLIGRANIPLPLPDKRLSRNHITLTASSDGSAHLLVEGTNPVVVNSRNKRRKLNSQENAAISDGDILELIPGHHLFKYEVSGATKTDNTPSAGTGTTNKEASHSLSQDGNGTCSQEQGRNAAARKPGHSQSGEHSNAEAIRNFHIPSEKIPSTFRLLRVQQLPPWANTSCVAIDDVIQGDILVAILSNYMVDLDWLVPACPALLKVPHVLVIHGESDGRVDYLKRSKPANWILHKPPLPISFGTHHSKAMFLVYPHGIRVIVHTANLIYVDWNNKTQGLWMQDFPWKDQNSLSKGSVFENDLVEYLSMLKWPEFSVKLPSLGNFSICPSFFKKFDYSDAMVRLIASVPGYHSGAGIKKWGHMKLRSLLQECTFDDDFKRSPLIYQFSSLGSLDEKWMAELTSSMSAGLSEDKTPLGLGEPQIIWPTVEDVRCSLEGYAAGNAIPSPFKNVEKTFLKKYWAKWKADHTGRSRAMPHIKTFTRYSGQNLA; this is translated from the exons ATGTCTCTCTCTCACCCTAAGACTGAGGTTGGATACTTGGTTCCCCTGAATCATAATTTGGAGGAAAACCCTTCAGCTCCCAAGTTACCCATCTCCCATGGCACTAACCTCATTGGTCGCGCCAacattcctcttcctcttcccgACAAGAGGCTTAGCCGCAACCACATCACTTTAACTGCTTCTTCCGACGGATCTGCTCATCTGCTTGTG GAGGGCACGAATCCAGTCGTTGTTAACTCCAGGAACAAAAGAAGGAAGCTCAATTCTCAGgagaatgctgccatttctgaTGGTGATATACTTGAGCTTATTCCCGGACACCATCTTTTCAAATATGAAGTTTCGGGTGCCACCAAAACTGATAATACACCTTCAGCTGGCACTGGCACCACAAACAAGGAAGCTTCTCACAGCCTTTCGCAG GATGGGAACGGGACTTGCAGTCAGGAGCAAGGAAGAAATGCAGCGGCACGCAAGCCTGGTCATTCTCAATCCGGTGAACACAGTAATGCAGAGGCTATTCGCAATTTCCATATCCCTTCTGAAAAAATACCTTCCACTTTTCGACTTTTGCGTGTGCAGCAGCTACCACCTTGGGCAAATACTTCTTGTGTTGCAATAGATGATGTTATTCAG GGGGATATTCTAGTTGCCATCCTTTCCAACTACATGGTAGACCTTGACTGGTTGGTTCCGG CATGTCCTGCACTTTTGAAAGTCCCCCATGTGTTAGTTATTCATGGCGAGAGTGATGGGAGGGTTGATTATTTGAAG AGAAGTAAACCTGCCAACTGGATTCTGCACAAACCACCATTGCCAATTTCATTTGGGACACATCATTCAAAGGCCATGTTTCTTGTATATCCTCATGGGATAAGGGTGATTGTGCATACAGCGAACTTAATATATGTAGATTGGAATAATAAAACCCAAGGTTTGTGGATGCAAGATTTTCCATGGAAAGATCAAAACAGTCTAAGCAAGGGATCTGTATTTGAAAATGACCTGGTTGAATATCTCAGTATGCTGAAG TGGCCAGAATTCTCTGTTAAGCTTCCTTCCCTTGGAAACTTCAGTATATGTCCATCTTTCTTCAAGAAGTTTGATTATAGTGATGCAATG GTTAGGTTAATTGCATCTGTACCTGGATATCATTCTGGTGCTGGCATTAAAAAGTGGGGACATATGAAACTGCGTTCTTTGCTCCAAGAGTGTACTTTTGACGATGATTTTAAAAGATCTCCACTCATTTATCAG TTCTCCTCCCTTGGCTCTCTTGATGAGAAATGGATGGCTGAGTTGACATCATCAATGTCTGCTGGTTTATCAGAAGATAAAACACCTCTTGGTCTTGGGGAGCCTCAAATAATCTGGCCTACTGTAGAAGATGTCAGATGCTCTTTAGAG GGCTATGCTGCTGGAAATGCAATTCCAAGTCCTTTTAAAAATGTGGAGAAAACATTTCTCAAAAAGTATTGGGCCAAATGGAAAGCAGACCATACTGGTCGAAG CCGTGCTATGCCCCATATAAAGACTTTCACTCGTTATAGTGGTCAGAATCTAGCGTAA
- the LOC107640333 gene encoding uncharacterized protein LOC107640333 encodes MPPKKRRGGTVGAPDTAESNRAVSLPLGALRQRPRSQRIADRREGEIPRERVQENPAVREPQPDLAAELRGMNQTLNAVLQVLTNQNRGEARLPNAPNPQPHRVHQLFGDQEPPIEKYLKLNSSTFNGDSLDEDPQQYLEDAKKAIRALKCTKEWAVELVSYNLRGSARYWYESLLESKEAARLPPPSWEEFTEEFLARFYPANKQAEDAIAFERLRQENMTVTEYAKEFTRLSKSAPYLVNSEEMKVRRFVRGLAEPMFTTLMPEVGRMSFKDVLNSAYGIEAGIAERNAFKDVGKKPKMKGQFSGGSSLRGFQSHHGQTNQEGYSGYRARPQASFGGVASSGSAPMSVSNPRPFVKSTSQSSAQGSNQTRPAQPYCL; translated from the coding sequence ATGCCACCTAAGAAAAGACGTGGTGGAACTGTTGGTGCTCCTGATACTGCTGAATCCAATAGGGCAGTTTCTCTGCCACTTGGAGCGCTTCGACAAAGGCCAAGGAGCCAAAGGATAGCTGATAGGCGCGAAGGAGAGATACCCCGCGAGAGAGTTCAAGAGAACCCCGCAGTAAGAGAGCCTCAACCGGACTTAGCAGCTGAATTGAGGGGAATGAATCAAACTCTTAATGCGGTGTTACAGGTTCTAACAAATCAAAATAGGGGTGAAGCGAGACTTCCTAATGCGCCAAATCCTCAGCCTCATAGGGTTCATCAATTGTTTGGGGATCAAGAGCCGCCAATTGAAAAGTATTTGAAGTTGAATTCATCCACTTTCAATGGagattcattggatgaagatccaCAACAATATCTAGAGGATGCAAAGAAAGCTATTCGAGCTCTCAAGTGCACCAAAGAATGGGCTGTTGAGTTAGTATCCTACAACTTGCGTGGTTCAGCAAGATATTGGTACGAGTCTCTTCTTGAGAGCAAAGAAGCAGCTAGACTTCCTCCTCCTTCTTGGGAAGAGTTTACTGAAGAGTTTCTTGCTCGATTCTATCCAGCTAACAAGCAAGCAGAAGACGCAATTGCCTTTGAAAGATTAAGGCAAGAGAATATGACAGTGACTGAGTATGCTAAGGAGTTTACTAGACTTTCTAAGAGTGCTCCGTACTTGGTGAATTCAGAAGAGATGAAAGTTCGTCGTTTCGTTCGTGGATTGGCAGAACCTATGTTCACTACTCTTATGCCTGAAGTCGGACGCATGTCTTTTAAGGATGTCCTAAACTCTGCCTATGGAATTGAAGCTGGGATAGCGGAGAGAAATGCTTTTAAGGATGTTGGTAAGAAGCCCAAGATGAAGGGACAATTTTCTGGTGGATCTAGCTTAAGAGGATTTCAGTCTCATCATGGTCAAACTAATCAGGAAGGTTATTCGGGGTATCGAGCTCGTCCTCAAGCATCTTTTGGTGGGGTTGCTTCTTCTGGATCTGCTCCCATGAGTGTTTCGAATCCCAGACCTTTTGTTAAGAGCACCTCTCAATCTAGTGCACAGGGTTCAAATCAGACAAGGCCAGCTCAGCCCTATTGTCTTTAG